AAATTAATCAATTATATTTACTCCGTAACAGGTTACTTAATGGTTGATACGTAGGGGGTAATGCGTAAATGAAATAATGATTAATAAATTAATGATTTAATGTTATTTATGTTTATTAAAATGGATTGATAGTTTTGTATTTTATTATTTGGTAATTAAAAATTAATGATACTGATGGTTGTGAAAGTTTTTCATTAAAAAACTGTAATAAATAAAAATAATTTAGATAAATAAATGAACAATTAACCCGAATATAGTGTATTAATAATTAAAAAAGCCATCCGATAAATTGGATGGCTCAAGTTTTAAATATATTATTTTTGAGTGGCTGCTTTCATTTTAATCACAAACTCCGTCAATTTTTTAAGCATGACATCTGGCTTTTCAAGGTTATTTTCAATAATCTTAACGACCGCGGATCCTGAAATCGCACCTGCAGCACCATTTTCAATGGCTTCAGTGACTTGGGCTGGTTCAGAAATACCAAAACCTTGAAGAGCAGGGGCGGCTTGATATTGCTTAAGCTTATCAACCAAATGCGTTAATGGCATTTGAGCGCGTTGTTCAGTACCCGTTACGCCAGCTCTTGATAACAAGTAAGTATACCCACGGCTGTGTTCGCCAATTTGTTGTAATAAAGCATCGTCACCATTAGGTGGGCAAATGAAAATAGGGGCAATATCATGGGCTAGTGCGGCTTCACGAAAAGGCTTTGATTCGCTCATCGGAACATCTGCAACTAAAACAGAATCTACGCCTGCTTTTTGGCAACGAATATAAAAGTTTTCGATGCCATTAGAGAACACAAGGTTTGCATATACCAATAAACCAATCGGCATGGTTGGGTGTTTTTCGCGAATACGGCTCAGTAATTCAAAGCAAATTGTCGGTGTAATCTCGCTTTTAAATGCACGCAAGTTGGCATTTTGAATAGTCGGGCCATCTGCCAGTGGATCTGAGAATGGAATACCAATCTCCAGTGCATCAGCGCCACCTTCAATTAAAGCATCAACAATTTTCAGCGAGAGTTCGGCATCAGGGTCACCTAATGTTACAAAGGGAACGAATGCACCTTGATTTAGGTTATTTAAACGCTCAAAAAGCTGGTTGTAACGTTCCATTAGATTTCCCCTTTACTGGCTAAAATATCATGTACTGTGAAAATATCTTTATCGCCACGGCCCGATAAATTGACAATTAATAATTGCTCTTTATTGGGTTCTTGCTCTGCCATTTTTAACGCATAAGCCAAAGCGTGTGAGGATTCTAATGCAGGGATAATACCTTCTTTACGTGATAATAGTTTAAATGCATTTAACGCTTCGTCATCAGTAATAGAGACATATTCTGCGCGTCCAATACTGTTTAAATGTGCGTGTTGTGGCCCAACTGAAGGGAAGTCTAACCCCGCAGAAATAGAGTAAGATTCTTCTATTTGTCCCTCATTAGTCTGCATCATTGGGGATTTCATCCCAAAGTAGATACCCACGCGACCATGTTTTAACGGCGCGCCATGTTGCCCTGACTCAATGCCTAAGCCCGCAGGTTCCACGCCAATGAGGTTGACATTTTCCTCAGGGATAAAAGATGCAAACATACCAATTGCATTGGAGCCACCACCAATGCATGCAATGACTGCATCGGGTAAACGGCCTTCTTTTTCAAGAATTTGCTGTTTGGCTTCATCCCCGATCATGCGTTGAAATTCACGTACGATAGTTGGATAAGGGTGAGGGCCTGCCGCGGTACCTAGTAAATAATGTGCTTTATCATAGCTGCCAGACCAGTCTCTCAATGCTTCGTTACAAGCATCTTTAAGCGTGGCGGAACCACTGTGGACAGGGATAACCTCTGCACCCATCAGTTTCATACGAAATACGTTAGGAGACTGGCGCTCAACGTCTTTGGCTCCCATATAAATACGGCACTTCATGTTGAGAAGCGCACAAGCTAAGGCTGTTGCGACACCATGTTGCCCTGCACCAGTTTCAGCAATAATTTCTGTTTTACCCATGCGTTTAGCCAGTAACGCTTGGCCCAATACTTGGTTGGTTTTGTGCGCGCCACCATGAAGAAGGTCTTCACGCTTTAAATACAGTTTTGTTTTGGTGCCTGCGGTGAGGTTTTTGCACAGCGTTAACGCTGTTGGACGACCTGCATAGTTTTTAAGGAGATCGTGAAATTCTTTGATAAATTCAGCGTCGTCTTGGGCGGTAATAAAGGCATCTTCTAATTGATTGAGTGCAGGGATTAAAATCTCTGGCACATATTGCCCACCAAACTCACCGAAATACGGATCTAATTTGCTCATTGTTTGTTATCCATCTCATCAGTTAAAACATAATTTATTGGTTTAGTTTTATCTTTTCGCTTTATTGCACTGTTGATTCAGCTTGTAACGTTGATAACACTAATTTAATTTTTTGCTCACTCTTAATGCCTGGCTCAATTTCGACACCAGAGTTAAAATCCAACCCATTACACAGTAATTTAGAGGCTTGAAGGCAGTTTTGAGGATTTAACCCGCCAGCTATCATTAACTTTTGTTTTGCGGTTGTTGGAATCGCTGACCAATCGAAGCTTTTCCCTGTTCCACCTTGGCCATTATCGAGTAATAGAACATCAACATCTTGAGTCGCGTATTCAGAGAAGTTAGCGTGCGACATGTCCAGTGCTTTCCATACCTCACAATAACTTGGCAGGTGGGTGCGAATTTCCTGAATATATTGCAGATCTTCATTTCCGTGTAATTGCACGGCAAAAAGTGCTAGCTTTTTTGCGATATGAGCGACAAAGTCGACGGATTGATTGCGAAATACACCAACATATTTTAGTGGGGCCGAATGAACGATACGCTCGGCTTGTGACAGTGTCACTTTTCGAGGGGAGGATTCCGCAAAGATTAACCCACCAAAACAAGCGCCAGCGTCGAATGCCGTTTTTGCATCTTGTTCGCGAGTCAAACCACACACTTTATGCTCACCGACCAGCAATTTTTGCAATGCTTTTGCGAGGTCATCTTGTTCCATCAACGCGCTACCAATCAAAAAGCCGTTAGCGTATTCGCTAAGGGATTGAATATGCTGATGCAGATGAATACCAGACTCACTGATCACAATCGTTTCTGGTGCTAAACGTGGTGCTAATTCTCGGGTACGATTTAAATCAATAGATAAATCGCGCAGGTCACGGTTATT
The window above is part of the Providencia sp. R33 genome. Proteins encoded here:
- the trpA gene encoding tryptophan synthase subunit alpha, translated to MERYNQLFERLNNLNQGAFVPFVTLGDPDAELSLKIVDALIEGGADALEIGIPFSDPLADGPTIQNANLRAFKSEITPTICFELLSRIREKHPTMPIGLLVYANLVFSNGIENFYIRCQKAGVDSVLVADVPMSESKPFREAALAHDIAPIFICPPNGDDALLQQIGEHSRGYTYLLSRAGVTGTEQRAQMPLTHLVDKLKQYQAAPALQGFGISEPAQVTEAIENGAAGAISGSAVVKIIENNLEKPDVMLKKLTEFVIKMKAATQK
- the trpB gene encoding tryptophan synthase subunit beta; translated protein: MSKLDPYFGEFGGQYVPEILIPALNQLEDAFITAQDDAEFIKEFHDLLKNYAGRPTALTLCKNLTAGTKTKLYLKREDLLHGGAHKTNQVLGQALLAKRMGKTEIIAETGAGQHGVATALACALLNMKCRIYMGAKDVERQSPNVFRMKLMGAEVIPVHSGSATLKDACNEALRDWSGSYDKAHYLLGTAAGPHPYPTIVREFQRMIGDEAKQQILEKEGRLPDAVIACIGGGSNAIGMFASFIPEENVNLIGVEPAGLGIESGQHGAPLKHGRVGIYFGMKSPMMQTNEGQIEESYSISAGLDFPSVGPQHAHLNSIGRAEYVSITDDEALNAFKLLSRKEGIIPALESSHALAYALKMAEQEPNKEQLLIVNLSGRGDKDIFTVHDILASKGEI
- the trpCF gene encoding bifunctional indole-3-glycerol-phosphate synthase TrpC/phosphoribosylanthranilate isomerase TrpF, with the translated sequence MKATVLQKIVDDKAVYLVERKAKQPLESFFSTLQPSQRRFYDALSAKRPVFILECKKASPSKGLIREDFDPEVIAKTYAPYASAISVLTDEKYFQGNMEYLTIVSNTVKQPVLCKDFIIDPYQIYLARHYQADAILLMLSVLNDEEYIALADVAHQLNMGVLTEVSNEEELERAIKLKSKVVGINNRDLRDLSIDLNRTRELAPRLAPETIVISESGIHLHQHIQSLSEYANGFLIGSALMEQDDLAKALQKLLVGEHKVCGLTREQDAKTAFDAGACFGGLIFAESSPRKVTLSQAERIVHSAPLKYVGVFRNQSVDFVAHIAKKLALFAVQLHGNEDLQYIQEIRTHLPSYCEVWKALDMSHANFSEYATQDVDVLLLDNGQGGTGKSFDWSAIPTTAKQKLMIAGGLNPQNCLQASKLLCNGLDFNSGVEIEPGIKSEQKIKLVLSTLQAESTVQ